In Acidimicrobiia bacterium, the following are encoded in one genomic region:
- a CDS encoding PilZ domain-containing protein, translated as MGSDTTLDTSTTGAGPFAPVDFARRDSFRARVESCAQIRVLRPDASTPGWRRCHLRDLSASGAGVEAVGDDLAPGERVLVRFDGVATAERFQLYGTVVRVAPDSARTMYGIKFDRLLPRQVEQLYSLVMTFARIRQSRTAHVL; from the coding sequence GTGGGCAGCGACACGACGCTCGACACGAGCACGACGGGTGCGGGCCCGTTTGCGCCCGTCGACTTTGCCCGGCGTGACTCGTTCCGGGCGCGGGTGGAGTCGTGCGCGCAGATCCGCGTGCTGCGCCCCGACGCATCGACACCGGGCTGGCGGCGCTGCCATCTGCGTGACCTCTCCGCGTCCGGTGCGGGCGTCGAGGCGGTCGGCGACGACCTCGCGCCAGGCGAACGGGTCCTCGTGCGCTTCGACGGCGTCGCGACGGCCGAGCGCTTCCAGCTCTACGGCACCGTCGTCCGCGTCGCCCCCGACTCGGCGCGCACGATGTACGGCATCAAGTTCGACCGGCTGCTGCCGCGGCAGGTCGAGCAGCTCTACAGCCTGGTGATGACGTTCGCGCGCATCCGCCAGAGCCGCACGGCCCACGTGCTGTAG
- a CDS encoding arylsulfatase, which translates to MTVDPIVGDTVTPASNREPCFVVPAREEAARQKLDAFVARAGRRPNILLILMDDVGWGDFGCYGGGVAVGAPTPNIDRLARDGLVLTSCYSEPSCTPTRASIMTGRVPMRHGLLVPPMYGMPGGLHGEVTLAQLLSDAGYVTQAVGKWHMGENRESQPQHVGFDDFYGFLSVSDMYTEWRDPYFFPEVVYSDARTEWVRNIPFNKCFVHAQRGGDAEDVEEVTIPVLSLLDDKWCAYSEQFVERMAASDRPWFLYHCTRGAHFDNYPHPDFLGRSPAKHPYKDALVELDDICGRLVAALERTGQLESTLVVISSDNGPEMETWPDSAFTPFRCAKGSTWEGGVRVPAVVSWPGMVEPGRTSDGIVHLLDLFATSATLAGAGDRLPADRYLDSVDQTSFLLAPADELEVVSNRKSQHYWLTANYSAVRVGEYKYMLTSISDDDTDVLNPGGFTGSVRNYAYGRLYNLYLDPKETRSYMIRKLVYIDAIIAETARHRQTFRDWPNKPA; encoded by the coding sequence ATGACCGTCGACCCGATCGTCGGCGACACCGTCACGCCCGCGTCGAACCGCGAGCCGTGCTTCGTGGTCCCCGCACGCGAGGAGGCTGCGCGCCAGAAGCTCGACGCGTTCGTCGCGCGCGCCGGACGTCGCCCGAACATCCTGCTGATCCTGATGGACGACGTCGGGTGGGGCGACTTCGGGTGCTACGGCGGCGGCGTCGCAGTCGGCGCCCCGACACCGAACATCGACCGTCTCGCGCGCGACGGGTTGGTGCTGACGTCGTGCTACAGCGAGCCGTCGTGCACGCCCACGCGGGCGTCGATCATGACCGGCCGTGTCCCGATGCGGCACGGGCTGCTCGTCCCGCCGATGTACGGGATGCCGGGGGGCCTGCACGGCGAGGTCACGCTCGCGCAGCTCCTCTCGGACGCGGGGTACGTGACGCAGGCCGTCGGCAAGTGGCACATGGGGGAGAACCGCGAGAGCCAGCCGCAGCACGTCGGCTTCGACGACTTCTACGGGTTCCTCAGCGTGTCCGACATGTACACGGAGTGGCGCGACCCCTACTTCTTCCCCGAGGTCGTGTACAGCGACGCGCGCACCGAGTGGGTGCGCAACATCCCTTTCAACAAGTGCTTCGTGCACGCGCAGCGGGGCGGTGACGCCGAGGACGTCGAGGAGGTGACGATCCCCGTGCTGTCGTTGCTCGACGACAAGTGGTGCGCGTACTCCGAGCAGTTCGTCGAGCGCATGGCCGCGTCCGACCGGCCGTGGTTCCTGTACCACTGCACGCGGGGCGCGCACTTCGACAACTATCCGCACCCCGACTTCCTCGGCCGCTCGCCCGCGAAGCACCCGTACAAGGACGCGCTCGTCGAGCTCGACGACATCTGCGGACGGCTCGTCGCGGCGCTCGAGCGCACCGGCCAGCTGGAGTCCACGCTCGTCGTGATCTCGTCCGACAACGGTCCCGAGATGGAGACGTGGCCGGACTCGGCGTTCACGCCGTTCCGCTGCGCCAAGGGCTCGACGTGGGAGGGCGGTGTCCGGGTCCCCGCGGTCGTCTCGTGGCCGGGGATGGTCGAGCCCGGCCGCACGAGTGACGGCATCGTGCACCTGCTCGACCTGTTCGCGACGTCCGCGACGCTGGCCGGCGCCGGCGACCGGCTCCCCGCCGACCGGTACCTCGACAGCGTGGACCAGACGTCGTTCCTCCTCGCGCCCGCGGACGAGCTCGAGGTGGTGTCGAACCGGAAGTCACAGCACTACTGGCTCACCGCCAACTACTCGGCGGTGCGCGTCGGCGAGTACAAGTACATGCTCACGTCGATCAGCGACGACGACACGGACGTGCTGAACCCGGGTGGGTTCACCGGTTCGGTGCGCAACTACGCGTACGGGCGGCTCTACAACCTCTACCTGGACCCGAAGGAGACGCGCTCGTACATGATCCGCAAGCTCGTCTACATCGACGCGATCATCGCGGAGACCGCGCGCCACCGGCAGACGTTCCGCGACTGGCCCAACAAGCCGGCCTGA
- a CDS encoding anti-sigma factor — MSFEDEQELRELLGAYALDAVDPDERERVERYLEENPHARAEVGEFRELAALLAHAGTDAPVGVWDRISETINRDRGAPPVARIMPRTERRSRGRTVALRVAVALAAAAAIAAVVLGVKVAQQSNRIDTLTRAAGQTNALRHAMDVARSQQGARSVVLSAPDGTHRAQIVYLPDGTGFLSATGLATLPDGRTYQLWALVGDAQHPTAISAGVLGAAPGVAAFRYRGPVVGFALTDERAPGVVSSTNQPVAAGHVD; from the coding sequence GTGAGCTTCGAGGACGAGCAGGAGCTCCGGGAGCTCCTCGGCGCGTACGCGCTGGACGCCGTCGATCCCGACGAGCGCGAGCGCGTCGAGCGCTACCTCGAGGAGAACCCGCACGCCCGCGCGGAGGTCGGCGAGTTCCGCGAGCTCGCCGCCCTGCTCGCCCACGCGGGGACCGACGCGCCGGTGGGCGTGTGGGACCGGATCAGCGAGACGATCAACCGCGACCGTGGTGCACCGCCCGTCGCGCGCATCATGCCGCGCACCGAGCGACGATCGCGCGGGCGCACGGTCGCGTTGCGCGTCGCCGTCGCCCTCGCCGCCGCGGCCGCGATCGCGGCGGTCGTCCTGGGCGTGAAGGTGGCGCAACAGAGCAACCGCATCGACACGCTCACGCGCGCGGCCGGGCAGACGAACGCGTTGCGGCACGCGATGGACGTCGCGCGGTCGCAGCAGGGCGCACGCTCCGTCGTCCTGTCGGCGCCCGACGGGACGCACCGGGCACAGATCGTCTACCTGCCCGACGGGACGGGGTTCCTGTCCGCGACGGGCCTCGCGACGCTCCCCGACGGCCGCACGTACCAGTTGTGGGCGCTCGTCGGCGACGCGCAGCACCCGACCGCGATCTCGGCGGGCGTCCTCGGGGCGGCGCCCGGGGTCGCGGCGTTCCGCTACCGCGGCCCGGTGGTCGGGTTCGCGCTGACGGACGAGCGTGCGCCGGGCGTCGTGTCGTCGACGAATCAACCGGTCGCGGCCGGCCACGTCGACTGA
- a CDS encoding sigma-70 family RNA polymerase sigma factor: MSRDDLGDASDARLVVAIARFHEEALAEAYRRHGGAVFALANRLLGDRALAEEVVQEVFVRLWDDPDRFDADRGSLRSFLLANAHGRSVDLIRSETSRRRREERDARLTAESGYDVEHEVWDLALAEQVRSALGTLSVGERTAIELAYFEGHTYREVARLLHEPEGTIKSRIRAGLVRLRASLADAGIGGSWTA; encoded by the coding sequence GTGAGCAGGGACGATCTCGGCGATGCGAGCGACGCGCGGCTCGTCGTCGCGATCGCACGGTTCCACGAGGAAGCGCTCGCGGAGGCGTACCGCCGGCACGGCGGCGCCGTGTTCGCGCTCGCCAACCGGCTCCTCGGTGACCGTGCGCTCGCCGAGGAGGTGGTCCAGGAGGTGTTCGTCCGGTTGTGGGACGACCCCGACCGCTTCGACGCCGACCGCGGCTCCCTGCGCTCCTTCCTCCTCGCGAACGCGCACGGCCGGAGCGTCGACCTCATCAGGTCGGAGACGTCACGCCGTCGCCGCGAGGAGCGCGACGCCCGTCTGACGGCGGAGTCCGGGTACGACGTCGAGCACGAGGTCTGGGACCTCGCCCTCGCGGAGCAGGTCCGCAGCGCGCTCGGCACGTTGTCGGTCGGCGAGCGGACCGCGATCGAGCTCGCGTACTTCGAGGGTCACACGTACCGGGAGGTGGCCCGGCTGCTGCACGAGCCCGAGGGCACGATCAAGAGCCGCATCCGCGCCGGGCTCGTCCGGCTGCGCGCGTCGCTCGCCGATGCCGGAATCGGTGGATCATGGACGGCGTGA